The proteins below come from a single Spirochaetota bacterium genomic window:
- a CDS encoding radical SAM protein, which translates to MKAVRCAPTPAKRRDAVVVPIIICGDRRSTADNLGWQSVLSCFDSSDRIMVEPLFFENDSLVTANGDTAPRFDTALVSISSETSLLQLASIRSLLPDVKLYGGGFAYASAAAFADALLDGGFAGEFDRFDVSVYERAAAQLAEHERPSIFHSPPAPTIDRMAHSIYMLPESVFPDTYLLEVNRGCPFSCRFCEVPRMRTERYLPMDEILLHAASIRTEKNRIGLMGTALASHPDFPRIISRLVDAGRQLSFSSFRAELLDEESISVIARSGSVTITIAPEAGSERMKSAVGKRISAAVLRSTVLTGVRHGIRRFKFYYIIGIPGEDDSDVLAIADELASVVEAAKEGARERKWMPMISASVNPYIVKKGNASGNERFIDLKTWERRKRLLSNALRKKGGISLHC; encoded by the coding sequence ATGAAGGCGGTCCGTTGCGCTCCGACCCCGGCAAAACGCCGTGATGCGGTCGTTGTCCCGATAATAATCTGCGGCGATCGCCGTTCAACAGCTGACAATCTCGGCTGGCAGTCGGTATTATCCTGTTTTGACAGTTCCGATCGTATCATGGTCGAGCCGCTTTTCTTTGAGAATGACTCTTTGGTAACGGCCAACGGCGATACCGCACCGCGATTCGATACTGCTTTGGTGTCCATCAGTTCTGAAACATCGCTCTTGCAGCTTGCATCGATACGATCACTGCTCCCCGATGTAAAACTCTACGGCGGAGGCTTTGCCTATGCATCAGCAGCGGCATTCGCTGATGCGCTTCTCGACGGCGGCTTCGCCGGTGAATTCGACCGCTTTGATGTGTCAGTGTATGAGCGTGCTGCTGCACAGCTTGCGGAGCACGAGCGGCCATCGATATTTCACTCGCCCCCGGCACCGACGATCGATCGCATGGCGCATTCGATATATATGCTCCCCGAGTCGGTGTTCCCTGATACCTATCTGCTTGAGGTCAATCGCGGCTGCCCGTTCTCCTGCCGTTTCTGCGAAGTGCCGCGCATGCGCACGGAGCGGTATCTCCCTATGGATGAGATACTCCTGCATGCGGCATCGATACGTACTGAGAAAAACCGCATAGGCCTCATGGGCACGGCGCTCGCATCGCACCCCGATTTCCCGCGTATTATCTCCCGCCTCGTCGATGCAGGCCGGCAATTATCGTTCTCATCGTTCCGGGCGGAACTTCTTGATGAGGAAAGTATTTCTGTTATCGCTCGCTCCGGTTCCGTGACGATAACGATCGCACCGGAGGCGGGGAGCGAGCGCATGAAAAGCGCCGTCGGCAAGCGGATATCCGCCGCAGTGCTCAGGAGTACCGTGCTTACGGGTGTACGACACGGTATCCGGCGTTTCAAATTCTATTACATCATCGGTATTCCCGGCGAGGATGACAGCGATGTGCTCGCGATCGCTGACGAGCTTGCCTCGGTGGTCGAAGCGGCGAAAGAGGGCGCGCGTGAGAGGAAATGGATGCCGATGATATCGGCGAGCGTGAACCCCTATATCGTAAAGAAGGGGAATGCGAGCGGCAACGAGCGATTCATCGATCTGAAGACCTGGGAACGGCGCAAACGGCTGCTCTCGAATGCGCTCCGAAAAAAGGGCGGCATCTCATTGCACTGCAA
- a CDS encoding DUF1858 domain-containing protein, translating into MITKTMTIGDAVKTFPDSAKIMMSYGLHCIGCHVATWETIEEGCRGHGLSDEDIEKMVAEINEAMAKAKK; encoded by the coding sequence ATGATAACGAAAACAATGACCATCGGCGATGCGGTGAAGACGTTCCCCGATTCCGCCAAGATAATGATGTCGTATGGCCTCCATTGCATCGGCTGCCATGTGGCGACATGGGAGACCATCGAGGAAGGCTGCCGCGGTCACGGCTTGAGCGACGAGGACATTGAGAAGATGGTCGCCGAAATAAACGAAGCGATGGCGAAAGCGAAAAAATAG